One Cellulomonas soli DNA window includes the following coding sequences:
- a CDS encoding ABC-F family ATP-binding cassette domain-containing protein: MSATVQAKGVGAGFGDRELFAGVDLVVAPGDVVGLVGPNGAGKSTLLRILGGHRAPDAGTVSVSPQHAQLGYLAQEIERREDESVHAHLERRTGVGPAQVAMDAAAERLATGEPGADDEFAEALERWMGLGGGDLDARMGSVLADLGLDVDPGLPMTALSGGQAARVGLAALLLSRYDLYLLDEPTNDLDLEGLDLLEDFVHRSSAPVVVVSHDREFLSRTVTSVVEIDRSLQRVAVYGGSYDAYLDERSTARRQAREAYEDYSTRRDALEGRARMQRAWMAKGVKNARRKSSDNDKIGRKFRSDASEKQAAKARQTQRMIERLDVVAEPRKEWQLQMTIAAAPRSGAVVAAARHASVQRGDFVLGPVDVQLDWRDRVAITGPNGAGKTTLLGLLLGRLAPTEGRIDQGSGVLVGEVDQARAAFEGDDPLVTAFSREVPDWTTADVRTLLAKFGLGGHHIPRPAASLSPGERTRAALALLQARGVNLLVLDEPTNHLDLPAIEQLEQALEAFDGTVLLVTHDRRMLDTVRLTRRWHVEDGQVTEVTPD; this comes from the coding sequence ATGAGCGCGACCGTGCAGGCCAAGGGTGTGGGGGCCGGGTTCGGCGACCGCGAGCTGTTCGCAGGGGTGGACCTGGTCGTCGCGCCGGGCGACGTCGTCGGGCTGGTCGGGCCGAACGGTGCGGGCAAGTCGACGTTGCTGCGCATCCTCGGCGGCCACCGGGCACCCGACGCCGGGACGGTGTCCGTGTCCCCGCAGCACGCCCAGCTCGGGTACCTCGCGCAGGAGATCGAGCGGCGCGAGGACGAGTCGGTGCACGCGCACCTCGAGCGGCGCACGGGGGTCGGCCCGGCGCAGGTGGCGATGGACGCCGCGGCCGAACGGCTGGCGACCGGTGAACCCGGCGCGGACGACGAGTTCGCCGAGGCGCTCGAACGCTGGATGGGCCTGGGCGGCGGCGACCTGGACGCCCGGATGGGCTCGGTGCTGGCCGACCTGGGCCTGGACGTCGACCCCGGCCTGCCGATGACGGCGCTGTCCGGCGGGCAGGCCGCCCGGGTGGGCCTGGCGGCGCTGCTGCTCTCGCGCTACGACCTGTACCTGCTGGACGAGCCGACGAACGACCTGGACCTGGAGGGCCTGGACCTGCTCGAGGACTTCGTGCACCGTTCGAGCGCACCGGTGGTCGTGGTCAGCCATGACCGGGAGTTCCTCTCGCGCACGGTCACCTCCGTGGTGGAGATCGACCGCAGCCTGCAGCGCGTCGCCGTCTACGGCGGGTCGTACGACGCCTACCTGGACGAACGTTCGACGGCCCGCCGTCAGGCGCGTGAGGCCTACGAGGACTACTCGACCCGGCGTGACGCGCTCGAGGGCCGCGCGCGGATGCAGCGCGCGTGGATGGCCAAGGGTGTGAAGAACGCCCGCCGCAAGTCCTCCGACAACGACAAGATCGGTCGCAAGTTCCGCTCCGACGCCTCGGAGAAGCAGGCCGCGAAGGCCCGCCAGACGCAGCGGATGATCGAGCGGCTCGACGTCGTGGCCGAGCCGCGCAAGGAGTGGCAGCTGCAGATGACGATCGCGGCTGCGCCTCGTTCGGGTGCCGTCGTGGCGGCTGCCCGGCACGCGAGCGTGCAGCGGGGGGACTTCGTGCTCGGCCCGGTCGACGTGCAGCTCGACTGGCGCGACCGGGTGGCGATCACCGGCCCGAACGGCGCCGGCAAGACGACGCTGCTCGGCCTGCTGCTCGGCCGGCTGGCCCCCACCGAGGGCCGCATCGACCAGGGTTCGGGTGTGCTCGTCGGCGAGGTCGACCAGGCACGGGCGGCGTTCGAGGGTGACGACCCGCTGGTCACCGCGTTCTCCCGCGAGGTACCCGACTGGACGACCGCTGACGTGCGCACCCTGCTGGCCAAGTTCGGGCTGGGCGGGCACCACATCCCGCGTCCGGCGGCCTCACTCTCCCCCGGCGAGCGCACCCGTGCGGCCCTCGCGCTCCTGCAGGCCCGCGGGGTGAACCTGCTGGTGCTCGACGAGCCGACCAACCACCTCGACCTGCCCGCGATCGAGCAGCTCGAGCAGGCGCTCGAGGCGTTCGACGGCACGGTCCTGCTGGTCACGCACGACCGGCGCATGCTCGACACCGTGCGCCTGACCCGCCGCTGGCACGTGGAGGACGGGCAGGTCACCGAGGTCACGCCGGACTGA
- a CDS encoding AMP-binding protein — MLGLHTEYLVEELDEGGAPRSFSFTCPDTFNFAYDVVDRLGRETPDRRALRWCNDHGEERTYTFAEISRLSDQAAAYFLQIGVRKGDRVLLVLKRHAQFWWAILGLHKIGAIAVPATDQLKTYDLVFRLTEARISTVVCTLEGGVAEQVDGAQAELGRPLTRIGVRGTREGWADFDAGVAAAPVFVKPTGEDLPVAADPLLLYFTSGTTAQPKMVLHDHSYPVAHIATAKYWHKVDPDGLHLTVSETGWAKSVWGKLYGQWFLETCVDVYDFDRFDPDRLLTHLQDARVTTFCAAPTVYRFLIQQDLSGYDLSALQHCTIAGEAMNPVVYETFRDQTGIELKEGYGQTEMTLAVVTNWWQATKPGSMGLPSPAYDVVLLTEDGTEAGPDEDGEICLRIPEGTRPIGLFTGYADDPATTSSVWHDGYYHTHDLARRDADGYLWYVGRTDDMIKTSGYRVGPFEVESVVMAHPAVRECAVTGAPDPVRGVIVKATVVLTAGYEPSDELAKDIQTFVKARTAPYKYPRKVEFVEAMPTTISGKIRRVQLRETSEG, encoded by the coding sequence ATGCTGGGTCTGCACACCGAGTACCTCGTCGAGGAGCTGGACGAGGGCGGTGCACCCCGCTCGTTCTCGTTCACCTGTCCGGACACGTTCAACTTCGCCTACGACGTGGTGGACCGGCTCGGGCGCGAGACGCCGGACCGCCGGGCGCTGCGCTGGTGCAACGACCACGGCGAGGAGCGCACCTACACGTTCGCCGAGATCTCCCGGCTGAGCGACCAGGCGGCCGCGTACTTCCTGCAGATCGGCGTGCGCAAGGGCGACCGGGTGCTGCTGGTGCTCAAGCGGCACGCGCAGTTCTGGTGGGCGATCCTCGGCCTGCACAAGATCGGCGCGATTGCCGTGCCGGCCACCGACCAGCTCAAGACGTACGACCTGGTGTTCCGCCTGACCGAGGCGCGCATCTCGACGGTCGTGTGCACGCTCGAGGGTGGCGTCGCCGAGCAGGTCGACGGCGCACAGGCCGAGCTGGGCCGCCCGCTGACCCGCATCGGCGTGCGCGGCACCCGTGAGGGCTGGGCCGACTTCGACGCCGGTGTCGCCGCGGCGCCGGTGTTCGTGAAGCCCACGGGCGAGGACCTTCCCGTCGCGGCCGACCCGCTGCTCCTGTACTTCACGTCGGGCACGACCGCTCAGCCCAAGATGGTCCTGCACGACCACTCCTACCCGGTCGCGCACATCGCCACGGCCAAGTACTGGCACAAGGTCGACCCCGACGGCCTGCACCTGACCGTCTCGGAGACCGGCTGGGCCAAGTCCGTGTGGGGCAAGCTCTACGGGCAGTGGTTCCTGGAGACCTGCGTCGACGTCTACGACTTCGACCGGTTCGACCCGGACCGCCTGCTCACGCACCTGCAGGACGCACGCGTGACGACGTTCTGCGCGGCACCGACCGTGTACCGGTTCCTCATCCAGCAGGACCTGTCCGGCTACGACCTGTCCGCGCTGCAGCACTGCACGATCGCCGGCGAGGCGATGAACCCCGTGGTCTACGAGACGTTCCGCGACCAGACGGGCATCGAGCTCAAGGAGGGCTACGGCCAGACGGAGATGACCCTGGCGGTCGTCACCAACTGGTGGCAGGCCACCAAGCCCGGCTCGATGGGCCTGCCCTCCCCCGCCTACGACGTCGTGCTGCTCACCGAGGACGGCACGGAGGCCGGCCCCGACGAGGACGGCGAGATCTGCCTGCGGATCCCCGAGGGCACCCGCCCGATCGGCCTGTTCACCGGCTACGCCGACGACCCCGCCACGACGTCCTCGGTCTGGCACGACGGCTACTACCACACGCACGACCTGGCCCGCCGTGACGCCGACGGCTACCTCTGGTACGTCGGGCGCACCGACGACATGATCAAGACGTCCGGCTACCGGGTCGGCCCGTTCGAGGTCGAGTCCGTCGTCATGGCGCACCCCGCCGTGCGCGAGTGCGCGGTCACCGGCGCCCCCGACCCGGTGCGCGGCGTGATCGTCAAGGCGACCGTGGTCCTCACCGCCGGCTACGAGCCCTCCGACGAGCTGGCCAAGGACATCCAGACCTTCGTCAAGGCACGCACCGCGCCCTACAAGTACCCGCGCAAGGTCGAGTTCGTCGAGGCGATGCCCACCACGATCTCGGGCAAGATCCGCCGGGTGCAGCTGCGCGAGACGTCCGAGGGCTGA